Proteins from a genomic interval of Lacticaseibacillus pabuli:
- a CDS encoding TetR/AcrR family transcriptional regulator, producing MKKKDSQKYDRILDATAELIRHGSVSDASTTKIAKKAQISQSSLYVYFKNRDELLATLYLRELQRLYQGYTEADVAQLTPAEAMNVYTHHLFDYGMAHPDSMTVIQKMKGKFPGDAEAAKQIQAIIASNPAQQMLFAGIKDGTLRPVDISLHRNVIFSTIKLHTENLLNGVYTEKDVPFEQVLAMINGAIMNLE from the coding sequence ATGAAGAAAAAAGACAGCCAGAAATACGACCGCATACTGGATGCCACGGCAGAGTTGATTCGCCATGGCAGTGTGAGCGATGCGTCGACCACTAAAATTGCTAAAAAAGCGCAGATCTCGCAGTCGAGCCTCTACGTCTATTTTAAAAACCGTGATGAATTACTCGCAACCCTGTATCTGCGGGAACTGCAGCGCCTGTACCAGGGTTATACGGAGGCGGATGTTGCGCAGCTCACGCCAGCTGAGGCGATGAACGTGTATACCCATCATTTGTTTGACTATGGTATGGCGCATCCAGACAGCATGACGGTCATTCAGAAGATGAAGGGTAAATTTCCTGGCGATGCTGAGGCGGCAAAGCAAATTCAGGCAATTATCGCCAGCAATCCCGCCCAGCAGATGCTGTTTGCCGGGATTAAGGACGGCACCCTCCGCCCAGTCGATATTTCGCTGCACCGCAACGTCATTTTCTCCACCATTAAGTTGCATACGGAGAACCTACTGAACGGGGTGTACACCGAAAAGGATGTGCCGTTTGAGCAGGTCCTTGCCATGATTAACGGCGCGATTATGAATCTGGAGTAG
- a CDS encoding (deoxy)nucleoside triphosphate pyrophosphohydrolase, which yields MDKIQVVGAIIRHDGKLLAAKRAHNRVLGGYWEFPGGKIEPGETPEAALQREIREEFGAESTVGAKFLVDGDAVLDFGEVLLHVYDVQLDTPVVKTVAHDELRYVTADEAAQLQWAPSDIPVIKALIAEGL from the coding sequence ATGGATAAGATTCAGGTCGTTGGCGCAATCATTCGCCATGATGGTAAGTTGCTCGCAGCAAAACGTGCCCATAATCGGGTGCTGGGGGGCTACTGGGAATTTCCAGGTGGCAAAATCGAACCCGGTGAAACCCCGGAAGCGGCGCTGCAGCGGGAAATTCGTGAAGAGTTTGGTGCGGAATCAACCGTTGGCGCGAAATTCCTGGTCGACGGTGATGCGGTACTTGATTTTGGAGAGGTGCTACTACACGTATACGATGTGCAACTGGACACACCAGTAGTGAAAACAGTCGCCCATGACGAGTTGCGGTACGTCACAGCGGATGAAGCAGCCCAATTGCAGTGGGCACCCTCTGATATTCCAGTCATAAAGGCCTTAATCGCGGAGGGACTGTAA